The Campylobacter concisus genome has a window encoding:
- a CDS encoding metal ABC transporter ATP-binding protein encodes MKEIIKIKNLNFSYDKQVVLEGINLDYSSDEFLAIIGPNGGGKSTLLKLILGLLKPQSGEIKLFGKEPSEVSKFIGYVPQNFLSNQSFPMMVLEVVLMGLIDKKIFGFYSRDEKQMALAALEKVGMKEFASARIGELSGGQRQRVYIARALCANAKVLVLDEPTASIDTKGQAEIYEILKNINASGVGVVLVSHDLNIVLNYATKIAYVSKNLHIHKTHEDTAKREFIEHLAKSHSHFCDVEIALGECECKIKSNVFKLKR; translated from the coding sequence TTGAAAGAAATTATAAAAATTAAAAATTTAAACTTTAGCTACGATAAGCAAGTGGTTTTAGAAGGTATCAATTTAGATTATAGTAGCGATGAATTTTTAGCTATCATCGGTCCAAATGGTGGTGGCAAAAGCACACTTTTAAAGCTTATCTTAGGACTACTTAAGCCTCAAAGTGGCGAGATAAAACTCTTTGGGAAAGAGCCAAGCGAAGTCAGTAAATTTATAGGTTATGTGCCTCAAAATTTTCTCTCAAATCAAAGCTTTCCAATGATGGTTTTAGAAGTAGTTTTAATGGGGCTAATTGATAAAAAAATTTTTGGTTTTTACTCGCGAGATGAGAAACAAATGGCTCTTGCAGCCCTTGAGAAAGTTGGCATGAAAGAATTTGCAAGCGCTAGAATTGGTGAGCTAAGCGGTGGCCAAAGACAGCGAGTATATATCGCAAGAGCGCTTTGTGCAAATGCAAAGGTTCTCGTTTTAGACGAGCCAACAGCTAGTATCGACACAAAGGGTCAGGCTGAAATTTATGAAATTTTAAAAAATATAAATGCAAGCGGTGTTGGCGTAGTTTTAGTAAGTCATGATCTAAATATCGTGCTAAATTATGCTACAAAAATCGCCTATGTGAGCAAAAATTTACATATTCATAAAACTCATGAAGATACTGCAAAAAGAGAATTTATAGAGCATTTAGCAAAATCTCATAGCCATTTTTGTGACGTCGAGATCGCACTTGGCGAATGTGAGTGCAAAATCAAAAGTAATGTTTTTAAGCTAAAGAGATAA
- a CDS encoding nickel/cobalt transporter, translating into MLARLIVICFFAINAFGCALCSLYSPTAHVSVKFDSNENNITTIAFSWTFSQNFSELMRQNFDLNQDEKIDESEIKKIRLNLLDYLVPRHYLTNIEYFYKDENATKLELNLKKYKLYFDEGRLKFDVSFKTNLLIKDGFVVSVEMDDKEGYFNFKFTQNNAFLVSDQFWTIPNPNANLIFFTFSSKAAAKAHNEKPALKELLKEPNSVNFEDENLSQIDKIDEAKFDLVSKTSLSMLDRLKQILRNFDQKSPLTLLFLALISFGYGFLHAASAGHGKVLTSSYFAATGGSYAKAFFFSLKIGFLHVVGAFIFVLASFMILREISSDLTKDTASVTTAFSGVIIFFVAIFMLYKKIKIYLSSKKELNKFYIFSSSLSQNLSKNTKFTSDCGCNICTTKKPKNKEEWLVAAAAALIPCPGTILVFVLANELGSYFAGVISGLFMALGMSAVIFLAAVFGAKINESTNIKLKKFKIYAEFMALSVMLWLGLFIFTTTFTQKSLF; encoded by the coding sequence ATGTTAGCACGCCTGATTGTCATTTGCTTCTTCGCTATAAATGCCTTCGGGTGTGCTCTTTGCTCGCTTTATAGCCCGACCGCTCACGTGAGCGTAAAATTTGACTCAAACGAAAACAATATCACTACAATTGCTTTTTCTTGGACATTTTCGCAAAATTTCTCAGAGCTTATGAGGCAAAATTTTGACCTAAATCAGGATGAAAAGATAGATGAAAGCGAGATCAAAAAAATCCGCTTAAATTTACTTGATTATCTTGTACCAAGACACTATTTAACGAATATTGAGTACTTTTACAAAGATGAAAATGCTACAAAGCTTGAGCTAAATTTAAAAAAGTATAAACTCTATTTTGATGAGGGCAGACTAAAATTTGACGTTAGTTTTAAGACAAATTTGCTTATCAAAGATGGCTTTGTGGTATCTGTTGAAATGGACGACAAAGAGGGATATTTTAATTTTAAATTTACACAAAACAACGCATTTTTGGTATCAGATCAGTTTTGGACGATACCAAATCCAAATGCAAATTTAATATTTTTTACATTTTCAAGTAAGGCTGCAGCCAAAGCTCATAATGAAAAGCCTGCATTAAAAGAGCTTCTAAAAGAGCCAAACTCGGTAAATTTTGAAGATGAAAATTTAAGCCAGATCGATAAGATCGATGAGGCTAAGTTTGATCTTGTTTCAAAAACAAGTCTAAGCATGCTTGATAGATTAAAGCAAATTCTAAGAAATTTTGATCAAAAAAGTCCGCTAACTCTGCTATTTTTAGCGCTAATATCATTTGGTTATGGCTTTTTACACGCTGCATCTGCGGGACATGGCAAGGTGCTTACAAGCTCCTATTTTGCCGCAACTGGCGGAAGCTACGCCAAAGCCTTTTTCTTCTCTTTAAAGATCGGATTTTTACATGTTGTGGGCGCATTTATTTTTGTGCTTGCTAGTTTTATGATACTACGTGAGATCAGTAGCGATCTGACAAAAGATACAGCAAGCGTTACGACAGCATTTTCTGGCGTTATTATCTTTTTTGTAGCGATTTTTATGCTTTATAAAAAGATCAAAATTTATCTTTCAAGCAAAAAAGAGTTAAATAAATTTTATATTTTTAGCTCAAGTTTAAGCCAAAATTTGAGTAAAAATACAAAATTTACTAGCGACTGTGGCTGTAATATCTGTACTACAAAAAAACCAAAAAACAAAGAAGAATGGCTAGTTGCAGCCGCTGCAGCACTTATTCCTTGTCCTGGCACGATACTTGTCTTTGTGCTAGCAAATGAGCTAGGCAGCTACTTTGCAGGCGTTATAAGCGGCCTATTTATGGCGCTTGGCATGAGCGCAGTGATATTTTTAGCGGCTGTTTTTGGAGCTAAGATAAATGAGAGCACAAACATTAAGTTAAAAAAGTTTAAAATCTATGCCGAATTTATGGCTCTTAGCGTTATGCTTTGGCTTGGACTTTTTATTTTTACTACGACATTTACGCAAAAGAGTCTGTTTTGA
- a CDS encoding metal ABC transporter solute-binding protein, Zn/Mn family: protein MRKIFVFLAVCALSLFAKPVVTTSILPTKFFVEQIAGDTLSVNTMVGKGADPHTYEPKPKQMKELEKSELYFAIGIEFEDTWLERFSKSFKNLHIVKTQEGIEKIAMSDEHENHEHHEHHDHDREAGEHHHHHHDGLDPHIWLDPVLVKTQVDNIAKALIEKFPQNAKLYEENLAKFKASLDELDSFIKNTLKDVKTREFIVYHPSWGYFAKRYNLEQIAIEIEGKEPKPAELKELIEEAKEHGVKVIFVAPQFPTKAANLVAKETGSKVISIDQLPENWLDEMKKTAEIFAKSL, encoded by the coding sequence GTGAGAAAGATTTTTGTTTTTTTAGCAGTTTGCGCTTTGTCGCTTTTTGCAAAGCCAGTTGTTACGACTAGTATATTGCCTACAAAATTTTTTGTTGAGCAGATCGCTGGTGATACACTAAGCGTAAATACAATGGTTGGCAAAGGTGCTGATCCGCACACTTATGAGCCAAAGCCAAAACAGATGAAGGAGCTTGAAAAGAGCGAGCTTTACTTTGCTATTGGCATTGAGTTTGAAGATACTTGGCTAGAGCGTTTTTCAAAATCTTTTAAAAATTTACACATTGTAAAAACACAAGAAGGCATCGAAAAGATCGCTATGAGCGATGAACATGAGAATCATGAACATCACGAGCATCATGACCATGACCGCGAAGCTGGCGAACATCATCACCATCATCATGATGGTCTTGATCCGCACATTTGGCTTGATCCGGTTTTAGTAAAAACCCAAGTTGATAATATAGCTAAGGCATTAATAGAGAAATTCCCGCAAAATGCAAAGCTCTATGAGGAGAATTTGGCTAAATTTAAAGCTAGTCTTGACGAGCTTGATAGCTTTATAAAAAATACTCTAAAAGATGTTAAAACTCGCGAATTTATCGTATATCACCCATCTTGGGGATATTTTGCAAAACGCTATAACTTAGAGCAAATTGCCATCGAGATAGAGGGCAAAGAGCCAAAGCCAGCTGAGCTAAAAGAGCTCATAGAAGAAGCTAAAGAGCACGGCGTAAAAGTCATTTTCGTTGCTCCGCAGTTTCCAACAAAGGCTGCAAATTTAGTAGCAAAAGAGACTGGCTCAAAGGTCATAAGCATTGATCAGCTCCCAGAAAATTGGCTAGATGAGATGAAAAAAACAGCAGAAATTTTTGCTAAGAGTCTATAA
- a CDS encoding Fur family transcriptional regulator: MNARNFLEEHSIKATTFRIKLVEILQNAKTPLSYDEILESLNANKTTFYRSIEIFEKKGLVIKTENNHKSYYELANEAKAYFICDICHKVTNIDMPHLNVAKNIKSAVIKGVCDECDHE; the protein is encoded by the coding sequence ATGAATGCAAGAAATTTCTTAGAAGAGCATAGTATCAAGGCAACTACTTTTCGCATAAAGCTCGTTGAAATTTTGCAAAATGCCAAAACTCCATTAAGCTATGATGAAATTTTAGAAAGCCTTAATGCAAATAAAACCACTTTTTATAGAAGCATAGAAATTTTTGAAAAAAAGGGCCTTGTCATAAAAACCGAAAATAATCATAAAAGCTACTACGAACTAGCAAATGAGGCAAAAGCGTACTTTATCTGCGATATCTGTCATAAAGTCACAAATATCGATATGCCTCATCTAAACGTCGCTAAAAATATAAAAAGTGCTGTGATAAAAGGCGTTTGTGATGAGTGTGATCACGAGTAA
- a CDS encoding acyl-CoA thioesterase, which produces MKDFIYKVIIPPQAIDMHGHMNNVYYFTLMQEAAFAHSAAVGDTVEAQYKRGEIWLIRKNEAKYIKSVKLMDEVEIHTYTQAEGKATSCRYFEFKKDDELIATGKTEFVYVDLKTNRPKAIPAEIIALYS; this is translated from the coding sequence ATGAAAGATTTTATATACAAAGTAATAATCCCGCCACAAGCCATTGATATGCACGGACACATGAATAATGTCTATTATTTCACTCTTATGCAAGAGGCTGCATTTGCACACTCTGCAGCGGTTGGCGACACGGTTGAGGCGCAGTATAAAAGAGGCGAGATCTGGCTCATTAGAAAAAATGAAGCCAAATATATAAAAAGCGTAAAATTGATGGATGAGGTAGAAATTCACACTTATACACAAGCTGAAGGCAAGGCGACTTCTTGTAGATACTTTGAGTTTAAAAAGGATGACGAGCTAATAGCAACCGGCAAGACCGAATTTGTTTATGTTGATCTAAAAACAAATCGTCCAAAAGCCATTCCAGCTGAGATCATCGCACTTTACTCGTGA
- a CDS encoding class I SAM-dependent methyltransferase has translation MQNLWDKKASNYQRFDGKISAIQQQIYGKALAWGIDFNGKEILDIGCGTGVWTIFLSKTAKDITGIDSSKNMIEILNEDAKRFGVTNLTSEVCSWREFKPTKYFNIAICTMSPAIASDEDFAKFHNIAKQKLYLGWDKPRSSDLLEPFFEKFGRTLSQKNVVNRLEAWLNEQSIAYKSEILNETRIARRSVQEAAENICWHLEINGAKNYDEKVVLAMLKERFDGEFIDEKIESQMKLFVF, from the coding sequence ATGCAAAATTTATGGGATAAAAAGGCGTCAAACTACCAAAGATTTGACGGCAAGATCAGTGCTATTCAGCAGCAAATTTATGGCAAAGCCTTGGCTTGGGGGATAGACTTTAACGGCAAAGAAATTCTTGATATAGGCTGTGGTACCGGTGTTTGGACGATATTTTTGTCAAAAACTGCAAAAGATATAACTGGCATTGATAGCTCAAAAAATATGATAGAAATTTTAAATGAAGATGCCAAAAGATTTGGCGTGACAAATTTAACCAGCGAGGTTTGCTCTTGGAGAGAATTTAAGCCTACAAAGTACTTTAATATCGCTATTTGCACGATGAGTCCAGCGATTGCTAGCGATGAAGATTTTGCTAAATTTCATAATATCGCAAAGCAAAAACTCTATCTTGGCTGGGATAAACCTAGAAGCTCTGATCTGCTAGAGCCATTTTTTGAAAAATTTGGTCGCACACTCTCGCAAAAAAACGTCGTAAATAGACTTGAAGCATGGCTAAATGAGCAGAGTATTGCTTATAAGAGTGAAATTTTAAACGAGACAAGAATTGCTAGACGAAGCGTGCAAGAAGCTGCTGAAAACATCTGCTGGCACCTTGAGATAAATGGAGCTAAAAACTACGATGAAAAGGTGGTTTTAGCGATGTTGAAAGAGAGATTTGACGGCGAGTTTATAGATGAAAAGATAGAGTCGCAGATGAAGCTTTTTGTCTTTTAA
- a CDS encoding DMT family transporter: MRNLTAQNRADIALIVVSIVWGATFLPMANALKTNGVFVMLFCRFFLSAIFMGFIALKFTKKFDKKSVFYGVILGAVLFLSFTTQTYALKLTFSSSVAFITGLECVIVPFMTALIFKNKITIFAIFGALIAIFGLWLLSGATLALGAGEVLALLCAIFYALYTSLNGHFVRKCELYLLVFVVFLTVSLLSFVFAFIEGGVVPNYDREFFIAIFITAFIGTIFCYFVQTIAQRYTTASKAALFFCLEPVSAGFIGYFFADEMLTLIQIFGAILIIFGVIFSEFGKKFFSRSKLT, from the coding sequence ATGAGAAATTTGACCGCTCAAAACAGAGCCGACATCGCTCTTATCGTAGTTTCCATCGTTTGGGGTGCTACGTTTTTACCCATGGCAAACGCACTAAAGACAAATGGCGTCTTTGTCATGCTTTTTTGTCGGTTTTTTCTCTCGGCTATCTTTATGGGCTTTATCGCGCTTAAATTTACTAAGAAATTTGATAAAAAGAGCGTCTTCTACGGCGTTATCCTTGGTGCGGTGTTGTTTTTGTCATTTACAACGCAGACTTATGCCCTAAAGCTTACATTTAGCTCGAGCGTCGCCTTTATCACTGGGCTTGAGTGCGTGATAGTGCCTTTTATGACAGCACTTATTTTTAAAAATAAAATAACCATTTTTGCTATTTTTGGTGCGCTTATTGCCATTTTTGGGCTTTGGCTTTTAAGCGGAGCCACTCTTGCTTTAGGAGCTGGTGAGGTACTTGCCCTACTTTGTGCCATATTTTATGCACTTTACACAAGCTTAAATGGCCACTTTGTAAGAAAATGCGAGCTTTATTTGCTTGTGTTTGTGGTATTTCTCACCGTCTCTTTACTCTCATTTGTCTTTGCGTTTATTGAAGGTGGTGTGGTGCCAAATTACGATAGGGAATTTTTTATAGCAATTTTTATCACTGCATTTATTGGTACCATTTTTTGCTACTTTGTACAAACCATCGCTCAAAGATATACAACGGCTAGTAAAGCAGCTTTATTTTTCTGTCTTGAGCCAGTTTCTGCTGGCTTTATCGGCTATTTTTTTGCTGACGAAATGCTAACACTCATACAAATTTTTGGCGCGATCTTAATAATCTTTGGAGTTATTTTTAGTGAATTTGGTAAAAAATTTTTCTCCAGATCAAAACTAACTTAA
- a CDS encoding DUF4197 domain-containing protein, producing MKRSLMILCGALALNLQAASMDDMINKGVKIATHASSGDYKSLVSEALNAAVSELSKEGFINNATAKIPLPKSLEMASNLAKKVGGEKWAQDLSKSINNAATTAVPKAAEIFSESIKNMSEADVKKLFNGGNDSVTKYLQQSSSQKLKAAFTPIIEKMMSDNSFATAYNGLNSFIGNSIKNNETIKSVKNLAKNLGASEYVPDDGEDLNAYITRKTLDGLFNVMSEKEKGLRSGFNLDSGKKVLDSIFK from the coding sequence ATGAAAAGATCTCTTATGATACTTTGTGGTGCGCTTGCTTTAAATTTACAAGCCGCAAGCATGGATGATATGATAAATAAAGGCGTCAAAATAGCCACTCACGCATCAAGCGGTGACTACAAAAGCTTGGTTAGCGAGGCGCTAAATGCTGCTGTTAGCGAGCTTTCAAAAGAGGGCTTTATAAACAACGCCACAGCTAAAATTCCACTTCCAAAAAGTCTTGAGATGGCGTCGAATTTGGCCAAAAAAGTGGGCGGCGAGAAGTGGGCGCAAGACCTTAGCAAGTCGATAAATAACGCCGCAACTACGGCCGTGCCAAAGGCTGCTGAAATTTTTAGCGAGAGCATAAAAAATATGAGCGAGGCAGACGTCAAAAAGCTCTTTAACGGCGGCAACGACAGCGTTACGAAGTATTTGCAGCAAAGCTCCAGCCAAAAGCTAAAGGCGGCATTTACGCCGATAATTGAGAAAATGATGAGCGATAATAGCTTTGCGACTGCCTATAATGGGCTAAATTCTTTCATCGGCAACTCAATAAAAAACAACGAAACGATAAAATCAGTAAAAAACCTAGCTAAAAATTTAGGCGCAAGCGAATATGTGCCAGATGATGGCGAAGACCTAAACGCATATATCACGAGAAAGACGCTAGATGGGCTATTTAACGTGATGAGCGAGAAAGAAAAGGGGCTAAGAAGCGGCTTTAACCTAGATAGCGGCAAAAAGGTACTAGACTCGATCTTTAAATGA
- a CDS encoding manganese efflux pump MntP family protein, whose translation MELLLLSFALSMDSAALNMANGARYKNLVLRKILFIAFMLGFFQFLMPLVGYFLGISFAKFISSIDHFIAFFILCFLGFKMLKEACSSEVGELLGIDLKIIFIGAFATSIDALAIGVTLSFEVVNIFKSALIIGVVCFVLSLAAFYIGKFMGEILEKKALFLGGAILIFLGFKILITHLIESGAVQ comes from the coding sequence ATGGAGCTTTTACTTCTCAGCTTTGCTCTTAGCATGGATAGTGCGGCACTAAATATGGCAAATGGTGCAAGGTATAAAAATTTGGTTCTTAGAAAAATTTTATTTATCGCATTTATGCTTGGCTTTTTTCAGTTTCTTATGCCGCTTGTTGGCTATTTCCTTGGTATTAGCTTTGCTAAATTTATAAGCTCTATTGATCATTTCATCGCATTTTTTATACTCTGTTTTCTTGGCTTTAAAATGCTAAAAGAGGCCTGTAGTAGCGAAGTTGGTGAGTTATTGGGCATAGATCTTAAGATCATTTTTATAGGCGCATTTGCTACGAGCATCGACGCGCTTGCCATTGGTGTCACGCTTAGCTTTGAGGTGGTTAATATATTTAAAAGCGCACTCATCATCGGTGTAGTCTGCTTTGTGTTAAGCTTAGCCGCCTTTTACATTGGTAAATTTATGGGTGAAATTTTAGAGAAAAAGGCTTTGTTTTTAGGCGGAGCAATACTAATTTTTCTTGGTTTTAAAATTTTAATAACACATTTAATTGAAAGCGGCGCAGTTCAATAA
- the nfo gene encoding deoxyribonuclease IV: protein MRYIGAHVSAAGGVFNAPLNAAKIGANAFALFTKNQRQWNAKELSASEIEQFKENLKISGISTKHVLPHSSYLINLGHPDEEARAKSLEAFVDEIDRVSKLGLGLLNFHPGSHLKQISEKECLDNIANCMNMALKRTSGVKLVIENTAAQGSNLGFSFKQIAYLIERVDDENRVGVCFDTCHAFAAGYDLRSKEAYVKTMGEFDAIIGYKFLSGMHLNDAKFALGSKKDRHESLGKGELGFSAFKNIINDDKIGEIPLILETIDESIWEDEIKILRNFEKEKL, encoded by the coding sequence ATGAGATATATCGGAGCTCACGTAAGTGCGGCTGGAGGCGTGTTCAATGCTCCATTAAATGCTGCAAAAATAGGAGCAAATGCATTTGCGCTTTTTACAAAAAATCAACGACAGTGGAATGCAAAAGAGCTAAGCGCCAGCGAAATAGAGCAGTTTAAAGAAAATCTAAAAATTTCTGGCATAAGCACAAAGCATGTTTTGCCACACAGTAGTTACTTAATAAATTTAGGCCATCCAGATGAGGAGGCAAGAGCAAAGTCGCTTGAAGCCTTTGTGGATGAGATAGATCGCGTCAGTAAGCTTGGGCTAGGGCTTTTAAATTTTCATCCAGGCTCACATCTAAAACAAATAAGCGAAAAAGAGTGCTTAGATAATATCGCAAACTGCATGAACATGGCACTTAAACGCACAAGTGGCGTAAAGCTAGTCATCGAAAATACAGCTGCCCAAGGATCAAATTTAGGCTTTAGTTTTAAGCAGATTGCTTATTTGATAGAGCGAGTAGACGATGAAAACAGGGTTGGTGTCTGCTTTGATACCTGTCACGCATTTGCTGCTGGATATGATCTAAGAAGTAAAGAGGCCTACGTGAAGACGATGGGGGAATTTGATGCGATCATCGGCTATAAATTTTTATCTGGCATGCATTTAAATGATGCAAAATTTGCCCTTGGCTCGAAAAAAGATAGACACGAGAGTCTTGGCAAGGGTGAGCTTGGATTTAGTGCTTTTAAAAATATAATAAATGATGATAAAATAGGCGAAATTCCTTTAATATTAGAGACGATTGACGAGAGTATTTGGGAAGACGAGATAAAAATTTTAAGAAATTTCGAAAAGGAAAAACTATGA
- a CDS encoding OmpP1/FadL family transporter, whose amino-acid sequence MKKVLLSIIMASTLLNAGGYKVPEQSADSLGLAASNVAFSFGADAAYFNPANMMFLDGRHHLESTLGWFHINKLEFKSDSGKSYKSEKFDSLAGTFSFVTPEIYENWKFGLALAVPAAVGVSWEDPATAFTAKRFKLQVVELNPTVAYRINDKLAVALGARGVYTKGKIASDFGRIGYREIKGDGMGYGYNVALTYRPIEDLSFAVTYRSNVNLELKGHTDADFNGALSPISYHGKTKVEIPLPAQLVLAAGYKFSDFTLLLAFERTYWSKFKGYDFEYMDKGPAHSHPAFARFMDDPVIKNAKDTNTYRLGLAYDVNEKFRLMAGFAYDEDITSSKHTGLELPNTTSKVYSLGVNYKFTPNLEMALGYVYQYRDKKRATGISTASGKMSGEFDTGTIQILGTTFKYTF is encoded by the coding sequence ATGAAAAAAGTGCTATTAAGTATTATTATGGCATCTACATTGCTAAATGCTGGAGGTTATAAAGTTCCTGAACAAAGTGCTGATTCTTTAGGTCTTGCTGCTAGTAACGTGGCCTTTAGTTTTGGAGCTGATGCGGCTTATTTTAACCCTGCAAATATGATGTTTTTAGATGGACGCCATCATCTAGAAAGTACCCTTGGCTGGTTTCATATAAATAAGCTTGAGTTTAAAAGTGATAGTGGCAAAAGCTACAAGTCAGAAAAATTTGACTCACTAGCTGGTACATTTAGTTTTGTAACGCCAGAAATTTATGAAAACTGGAAATTCGGTTTAGCTCTTGCCGTTCCTGCTGCTGTTGGTGTATCATGGGAGGATCCAGCTACCGCATTTACCGCTAAAAGGTTTAAGCTGCAAGTTGTTGAACTAAATCCAACCGTAGCTTACCGCATAAACGATAAGCTCGCCGTTGCTCTTGGTGCTAGAGGTGTTTACACCAAAGGTAAGATAGCAAGTGACTTTGGACGAATAGGCTACAGAGAGATAAAAGGCGATGGTATGGGCTATGGCTATAATGTTGCACTTACTTATAGACCTATTGAGGATTTAAGCTTTGCTGTTACTTACCGCTCAAATGTAAATTTAGAACTTAAAGGCCATACGGATGCTGATTTTAACGGAGCGCTATCTCCTATAAGCTATCATGGCAAAACAAAAGTTGAGATCCCACTTCCTGCTCAGCTTGTACTTGCTGCTGGCTATAAATTTAGCGACTTTACTCTTTTACTAGCTTTTGAGAGGACGTATTGGTCTAAATTTAAAGGCTATGACTTTGAATACATGGATAAAGGTCCAGCTCACTCGCATCCAGCTTTTGCAAGATTCATGGACGATCCAGTCATAAAAAATGCAAAAGATACAAATACATATAGACTAGGCCTTGCCTATGATGTCAATGAAAAATTTAGACTAATGGCTGGCTTTGCCTATGATGAAGACATTACAAGTAGTAAGCATACTGGCTTAGAGCTTCCAAATACTACATCTAAGGTGTATTCTCTTGGGGTAAATTATAAATTTACACCAAATCTTGAAATGGCACTTGGATATGTCTATCAATATCGCGACAAAAAGCGCGCAACAGGTATTTCAACAGCTTCTGGAAAAATGTCTGGGGAATTTGATACTGGTACGATCCAAATCCTTGGTACGACTTTTAAATATACATTTTAG